From one Natrinema saccharevitans genomic stretch:
- a CDS encoding metal-sulfur cluster assembly factor encodes MSALEDRIRERLDEVVDPCSAANGTDLSIIEMGLLDAVDIDEGHVTVSMRLTTPFCMQLPYFVEEIDERVGAIEGVTSVTLETDEGVDWHTGMMAEEAQQQRQKRKAARRAEYFDETAADG; translated from the coding sequence ATGTCCGCCCTAGAGGACCGGATCCGCGAGCGACTGGACGAGGTTGTCGACCCGTGTAGCGCGGCCAACGGAACGGACCTCAGTATTATCGAGATGGGCCTCCTCGACGCAGTCGACATCGATGAGGGCCACGTTACCGTCTCGATGCGACTCACCACGCCCTTCTGTATGCAACTCCCCTACTTCGTCGAGGAAATCGACGAGCGGGTCGGGGCCATCGAGGGGGTGACGTCCGTCACTCTCGAGACGGACGAAGGCGTCGACTGGCACACGGGGATGATGGCCGAGGAAGCACAGCAGCAGCGACAGAAACGGAAAGCCGCTCGCCGAGCGGAGTACTTCGACGAGACAGCTGCCGACGGTTGA